The following are from one region of the Dermacentor albipictus isolate Rhodes 1998 colony chromosome 5, USDA_Dalb.pri_finalv2, whole genome shotgun sequence genome:
- the LOC135906433 gene encoding uncharacterized protein — MSRPPRMPFYGPPPPSTGFYRGGPQFPTPRRRPAMLSSAPYALATPDGRNAPQRGGPSIFLPNLPPFLPLGSRPYPTGAIIRVPGMPPMVAGEPIPLEPGEPLPPYMRPPMNPATAAQQAVSEQQQPALIILPTSGGSSAPTVVPIPIPMPMPMPIPSPAPAGSSSRGPIVIAPQGPSYPPPPPPLPPPPQPPPPPQQQLPASVPEVMAIMAMMRQFSTMDGAYDDDDSSEEDRESAKRRKDKKKEKKEKKKRKKARAKERARREKARNQELQKKQGEAAKQKRTQQQKSRRKTIAEAGFNQDFT, encoded by the exons ATGTCGCGACCCCCTCGAATGCCGTTTTACGGGCCGCCACCTCCGTCTACGGGGTTCTACAGGGGAGGCCCTCAGTTCCCGACTCCAAGACGACGGCCTGCGATGCTGAGCAGTGCCCCATACGCTCTCGCCACTCCCGACGGGCGGAACGCTCCTCAACGCGGAG GTCCCTCTATCTTCCTGCCCAACCTGCCACCTTTCCTACCACTGGGATCGAGGCCATACCCCACGGGCGCCATCATTCGCGTTCCCGGCATGCCGCCCATGGTCGCTGGGGAACCTATTCCTCTGGAACCAGGCGAACCCCTGCCTCCCTATATGCGACCGCCGATGAACCCGGCCACCGCGGCTCAACAAGCGGTATCTGAGCAACAGCAACCTGCTCTCATCATACTGCCCACTTCGGGTGGCTCTTCGGCGCCCACAGTTGTACCCATACCGATACCGATGCCCATGCCGATGCCGATACCGTCGCCGGCACCCGCTGGCAGCTCATCTCGG GGTCCGATCGTCATCGCTCCCCAGGGACCCTCGTACCCACCGCCCCCTCCTCCACTTCCCCCTCCGCCTCAGCCTCCGCCTCCCCCACAACAGCAGCTGCCGGCCAGTGTCCCTGAAGTTATGGCAATCATGGCGATGATGCGCCAGTTCAGCACAATGGACGGCGCGTACGACGATGACGACTCGAGTGAAGAAGACAGGGAGTCGGCCAAGCGGCGGAAGGACAAGAAAAAggagaagaaggaaaagaagaagaggaagaaagcaCGCGCCAAGGAGCGGGCTCGACGCGAGAAAGCTCGCAACCAGGAGCTGCAGAAGAAACAG GGAGAGGCGGCTAAGCAGAAGCGTACGCAGCAGCAAAAGTCCCGGCGCAAGACTATAGCGGAAGCCGGCTTCAACCAAGATTTCACTTAG